One genomic window of Ruminococcus gauvreauii includes the following:
- a CDS encoding trimethylamine methyltransferase family protein, which produces MRRMKARVELLSENEIVQIHENSLRILERMGMRVPNITVCRLAGALGAIVDESTMTVRLPGKMMEELLDTVRKTADREKQQTGSVSQLTGNVSTQIFMADYKSGTRRYGTMEDVLDGIALIQSLDRIPHANAVVVPSDVPEAVSDVLCYRNIYKYSQKDGGTYILTPGSARYIIEMSRIMGRKVSYLFDTISPLSFSENSLDIALIFREHELELTMTPMVMGGATGPISIAGLLTLQNAEVLGSLFFIYAITGRIPKYVAAGHTNDIRRNMMCSFGSPNQALIGVGIAQMADFYGLKSGSNSGLTDSVYPDFQCGFEKTLSAAFSMLAGTEAIGGQGLIGADQGMSFAQLVLDNEWIDAFNYVTEGIEVNEDSIGYDTIEEVGIGGNYICEEHTIEYMRESSWNSELFERDSYDNMISGGKDLLERADEKARELIAKNRTDIPVVAPEIARALDDIADQAVKELT; this is translated from the coding sequence ATGAGACGGATGAAAGCCAGAGTAGAATTACTTAGCGAGAATGAAATAGTCCAGATACATGAAAATTCTCTGCGCATTCTGGAGCGCATGGGAATGCGGGTGCCTAATATAACCGTATGCCGGCTTGCTGGTGCACTGGGAGCGATTGTGGACGAAAGCACAATGACTGTACGGTTGCCCGGAAAAATGATGGAGGAGCTGCTTGATACTGTACGCAAAACAGCAGACAGGGAAAAACAGCAGACAGGCAGTGTTTCACAGCTGACGGGTAATGTATCAACCCAGATATTCATGGCAGATTACAAAAGCGGCACACGCCGATACGGTACAATGGAGGATGTTCTGGATGGAATAGCGCTGATCCAGTCACTGGATCGTATTCCGCATGCAAATGCAGTGGTTGTTCCAAGTGATGTACCTGAAGCTGTCAGCGATGTGCTTTGTTACCGGAATATTTATAAATATTCACAGAAAGATGGCGGCACCTATATTCTGACCCCGGGATCGGCCCGTTATATCATAGAGATGTCACGCATAATGGGGCGCAAAGTCAGCTATTTATTTGATACAATAAGTCCACTTTCGTTTTCTGAGAACAGTTTGGACATCGCATTGATTTTCCGTGAGCATGAATTGGAACTGACAATGACGCCAATGGTTATGGGCGGTGCAACCGGTCCGATTTCGATTGCAGGGCTGCTGACTTTACAAAATGCCGAGGTTTTGGGCAGCCTGTTCTTTATCTATGCGATAACCGGACGCATTCCAAAGTACGTTGCCGCAGGGCACACAAATGATATCCGGCGGAATATGATGTGTTCCTTTGGATCACCGAATCAGGCACTGATCGGTGTCGGAATTGCACAAATGGCTGATTTTTATGGACTGAAAAGCGGTTCAAACTCCGGCTTGACTGATTCTGTTTATCCGGATTTCCAGTGCGGTTTTGAAAAAACACTGTCGGCAGCTTTCAGTATGCTCGCCGGAACAGAAGCAATAGGCGGACAAGGGCTGATTGGGGCAGATCAGGGTATGAGCTTTGCGCAGCTGGTTCTGGATAATGAATGGATTGATGCTTTTAACTATGTGACTGAGGGTATTGAGGTAAATGAAGATAGCATTGGATATGATACGATTGAAGAGGTGGGAATCGGAGGAAATTATATTTGCGAGGAACATACGATTGAATATATGCGGGAAAGTAGCTGGAACAGTGAACTGTTTGAACGTGACAGCTATGACAATATGATTTCCGGTGGAAAGGATTTACTGGAGCGTGCGGATGAAAAGGCACGTGAACTGATAGCCAAAAACAGGACTGATATCCCTGTAGTTGCACCGGAAATAGCGAGAGCTCTTGACGATATTGCGGATCAGGCAGTAAAAGAACTTACCTGA
- a CDS encoding carbohydrate ABC transporter permease, whose protein sequence is MKKNRLWRGVFLTPAVILFLLIFAVPLVIVFGTSLFEYKLMSPDIKFIGLQNYVQFFQDEQALQALSNTVVWILIQCSVHVGIGILLALILYKKPFGWKFVRTVYMIPNIICNAAMGMIFLNVFNPKFGIVNSVLRGIGLESVTRNWLMDNETAFAAVSIIWVIFAGYTTTLVLSEALSVDSSIIEAARVDGASDFQLDFWIMLPLLKKIIGTILVMGATYMLQMFDLIYITTNGGPGKQTTNLPLMLYNVFKTEHNYGYTNTIGVLIIVLGMICMFIINKTLKVNEDN, encoded by the coding sequence GTGAAAAAAAACAGGCTCTGGAGAGGAGTATTTTTAACCCCTGCAGTGATATTGTTTTTGCTGATATTTGCTGTACCGCTTGTTATTGTGTTCGGCACATCATTGTTTGAGTACAAGCTGATGTCTCCGGATATTAAATTTATAGGTTTACAGAATTATGTGCAGTTTTTTCAGGATGAGCAGGCACTGCAGGCTTTGTCAAACACGGTCGTATGGATTCTTATTCAGTGCAGCGTGCATGTGGGGATTGGTATACTCCTGGCACTGATACTTTACAAAAAACCGTTTGGCTGGAAATTTGTCCGGACGGTATACATGATTCCAAATATTATCTGCAACGCGGCAATGGGAATGATCTTTCTTAATGTTTTCAATCCGAAATTTGGTATTGTCAACTCGGTTCTGCGTGGAATAGGACTTGAAAGTGTTACCAGAAACTGGCTGATGGACAACGAAACTGCGTTTGCCGCGGTGTCAATTATATGGGTGATTTTTGCGGGATACACGACGACACTTGTGCTTTCAGAAGCACTTTCTGTGGATAGCTCGATTATAGAGGCCGCTCGTGTGGACGGTGCATCCGACTTTCAGCTGGATTTTTGGATCATGCTGCCGCTTCTTAAAAAAATCATCGGTACGATATTGGTGATGGGAGCAACATATATGCTGCAGATGTTTGATCTTATTTACATTACAACAAACGGCGGCCCCGGAAAACAGACAACAAACCTGCCGCTGATGCTCTACAATGTATTTAAAACGGAACATAATTACGGATATACGAACACAATTGGCGTGTTGATCATCGTATTAGGAATGATCTGTATGTTCATCATCAACAAAACGCTGAAAGTCAACGAAGACAATTGA
- a CDS encoding ABC transporter substrate-binding protein, translating into MFKKTIAGLLAALMVMGALVGCSDKSSDSESTKDTEKESGEEIVINYPTFMVGVNTSAKPVQALIDGFNEEYKGVYRIVKEEIPGDMNYVDKINVQLSTGDLPPVIYGGGFNLLDPVLAKDQVLDLTEYVNADPEWKALYSEAAMKANSRDGKIYASSCDGSLIGYYYNKDLFASVGIEEPAKTWDEFWKQCDTLKAAGITPLSMDTADGAWVSTLWMGAMVATSNEAGLELMTTTNPTDYNTPEMIAAAENVQKMFKEYTTSDAVGSKYENAANAFLSGETAMIANGTWMTGDFYDTTKAPEGFGDKVGTAVYPGNFVYDAPLQGYFATKQDDPKLEEAAVEMIRYFTSADAQRLVLEMQGMPPASPSIEASDEVKEKFPILADFLPKAESATVRCDNFSATMFPNIPDIVSQEMPRLATGEITPEQFCQALTDAAQKNV; encoded by the coding sequence ATGTTCAAAAAAACAATAGCCGGTTTGCTGGCGGCACTGATGGTTATGGGTGCACTTGTCGGATGCAGCGATAAGTCTTCAGATTCTGAGAGCACGAAAGACACCGAAAAAGAGTCAGGTGAAGAGATTGTCATTAATTATCCGACTTTCATGGTAGGAGTCAACACCTCAGCAAAACCAGTACAGGCCCTGATTGATGGGTTCAACGAGGAATATAAGGGCGTGTACCGCATTGTTAAGGAAGAAATTCCCGGTGATATGAACTATGTTGACAAAATCAATGTTCAGCTGTCCACCGGAGATCTTCCGCCTGTTATTTACGGCGGTGGATTCAATCTCCTTGATCCGGTACTGGCAAAGGATCAGGTTCTTGACCTGACAGAGTATGTGAATGCTGATCCAGAATGGAAAGCTCTTTATTCTGAAGCGGCAATGAAAGCGAACTCCCGTGATGGAAAAATTTATGCATCATCCTGCGACGGCAGCCTGATCGGTTACTATTATAATAAGGATCTGTTCGCATCGGTTGGTATTGAGGAACCGGCAAAAACATGGGATGAGTTTTGGAAACAGTGTGATACGCTGAAAGCTGCAGGAATTACTCCGCTGTCCATGGATACCGCTGATGGTGCATGGGTTTCCACATTGTGGATGGGCGCTATGGTTGCAACCTCAAATGAAGCCGGACTGGAACTGATGACTACGACTAATCCAACTGACTATAATACTCCGGAAATGATCGCTGCGGCGGAAAATGTTCAGAAGATGTTTAAAGAATATACAACATCGGATGCAGTCGGTTCTAAGTATGAAAACGCTGCCAATGCATTCCTGTCCGGTGAAACGGCAATGATCGCAAATGGTACATGGATGACAGGAGACTTCTATGATACGACGAAGGCACCGGAAGGATTCGGAGACAAAGTTGGTACAGCAGTTTATCCGGGCAACTTTGTTTACGATGCACCTCTTCAGGGATATTTTGCAACAAAACAGGATGATCCTAAGCTTGAAGAAGCAGCTGTAGAAATGATCCGCTATTTCACCAGTGCTGATGCACAGCGTCTTGTGCTTGAAATGCAGGGTATGCCTCCGGCATCTCCAAGCATTGAAGCATCTGATGAAGTAAAAGAAAAGTTCCCAATCCTGGCTGATTTCCTGCCAAAGGCAGAGTCCGCAACAGTTCGCTGTGACAACTTCTCGGCAACAATGTTCCCGAATATTCCTGATATTGTTTCACAGGAAATGCCAAGACTGGCCACAGGTGAGATCACTCCTGAGCAATTCTGTCAGGCATTGACAGATGCTGCACAGAAAAATGTATAA
- a CDS encoding ABC transporter ATP-binding protein, which yields MASISLKNIDKTYPGNTKVIENLNLEIKDKEFIILVGPSGCGKSTTLRMIAGLEEVTGGELFIGDRMVNDVAPKDRDIAMVFQNYALYPHMTVYKNMAFGLKLRKMDKKIIDQKVHEAAKILDIEHLLNRKPKALSGGQRQRVALGRAMVRDPAVFLLDEPLSNLDAKLRTQMRTEITKLHKKLDTTFIYVTHDQTEAITMGDRIVVMKDGMIQQADTPRKLYDSPCNMFVAGFIGSPQMNFVDVTLNQTNDGYHITFGSYKIPVQKNKAECAELLPYAGKIVVLGIRPENLHAEEGFLNALPECKIDLKIDIAEMMGAENYLYGTCDGKKLTVRVPGQIQAQCGDTMAVAVDINKMHLFDKETGEVILN from the coding sequence ATGGCAAGTATTTCACTGAAAAATATTGATAAAACATATCCCGGAAACACAAAGGTGATAGAAAATCTGAATCTGGAAATAAAAGACAAGGAATTTATTATTTTGGTCGGCCCGTCAGGCTGCGGTAAATCTACAACCTTAAGAATGATTGCCGGACTTGAGGAAGTGACCGGCGGAGAGCTGTTCATAGGTGACCGTATGGTAAATGATGTTGCACCTAAAGACCGTGATATTGCGATGGTGTTTCAGAATTACGCACTGTATCCACATATGACGGTATACAAAAATATGGCCTTCGGACTGAAGCTGCGCAAGATGGATAAAAAAATCATTGATCAAAAAGTGCATGAGGCGGCAAAAATACTGGACATTGAGCATTTGCTGAACCGCAAGCCGAAGGCACTTTCAGGAGGTCAGAGACAGCGTGTTGCATTGGGGCGTGCCATGGTGCGGGACCCGGCGGTGTTCCTGCTCGATGAACCTCTGTCAAACCTTGATGCAAAGCTGAGAACACAGATGCGTACAGAGATTACGAAGCTTCATAAGAAGCTGGATACAACGTTTATCTATGTCACACATGATCAGACGGAGGCAATCACCATGGGTGACCGAATCGTAGTAATGAAAGACGGAATGATTCAGCAGGCTGATACACCGAGAAAGCTTTATGATTCCCCTTGTAATATGTTTGTTGCGGGATTTATTGGTTCTCCGCAAATGAATTTCGTGGATGTCACCCTTAATCAGACAAATGACGGTTATCATATCACATTTGGTTCGTATAAAATCCCGGTGCAGAAGAATAAAGCTGAATGTGCAGAGCTTTTACCGTATGCAGGAAAAATCGTGGTGCTTGGTATTCGTCCGGAAAACCTGCATGCTGAAGAGGGGTTCCTTAATGCGTTGCCGGAATGTAAGATTGATCTGAAGATTGATATTGCGGAAATGATGGGGGCGGAGAATTACCTGTACGGAACATGTGACGGCAAAAAGCTGACTGTCCGTGTGCCGGGGCAGATTCAGGCACAGTGCGGCGATACGATGGCTGTTGCAGTGGATATCAATAAAATGCATTTATTTGACAAGGAAACCGGCGAGGTCATTTTAAATTAA
- a CDS encoding glucosamine-6-phosphate deaminase — MNVVVCKNYEEMSQKAAELAAESIRENPSALVSFPGGDTPLGMIQAFTDLVNSGKVDISGAHYVSLDEWVGMSQSDKGSCGCFNRTEFFSRLEKEFADIHIIDGAACNIEEERASLDEYIEKYGPLDVSVLGIGLNGHLGFNEEGVDFNLGAHIIPLAEKTKEVMHKYFGDQHRPEYGITQGIRQIMAAKKVILLANGAHKADIIRKAVCGEVSNAVPASILQNHPNCFVVVDEAAAVYL; from the coding sequence ATGAATGTAGTCGTATGTAAGAACTATGAAGAAATGAGCCAAAAAGCGGCAGAGCTTGCGGCTGAGAGTATCAGGGAAAACCCGTCAGCTCTCGTAAGCTTTCCGGGAGGAGATACGCCGCTTGGTATGATACAGGCCTTTACCGATCTTGTAAACAGCGGAAAGGTCGACATTTCCGGCGCGCATTATGTATCCCTTGACGAATGGGTAGGAATGTCACAGTCAGATAAGGGATCATGCGGCTGTTTTAATCGTACAGAATTTTTCAGCCGTTTGGAAAAGGAGTTTGCAGATATTCATATCATTGACGGTGCTGCTTGCAATATCGAAGAGGAGCGTGCTTCCCTCGATGAGTATATTGAAAAATATGGACCGCTGGATGTTTCTGTGTTGGGAATTGGACTCAATGGTCATTTGGGCTTTAATGAAGAGGGAGTAGACTTTAATCTGGGAGCACATATTATTCCGCTGGCAGAAAAAACGAAAGAGGTTATGCACAAATATTTTGGAGATCAGCATAGACCGGAATATGGAATTACACAGGGAATTCGGCAAATCATGGCGGCAAAAAAAGTGATTCTGCTAGCAAATGGGGCGCATAAGGCTGATATTATCAGGAAGGCAGTATGCGGCGAGGTATCTAATGCAGTACCGGCATCAATATTACAGAATCATCCGAACTGTTTTGTCGTAGTCGATGAAGCGGCTGCGGTATACCTGTGA
- a CDS encoding sugar phosphate isomerase/epimerase family protein — protein sequence MYNVKIATAPCSWGVWYADGTPSGTPWELFLDQAAEAGYQALELGPDGYLPTDDGRLREELAKRSLEVCAGTACYQFDTGKDFDAFRPRVEALCRRLSALDVHHLVTMDESDVGKYSEKKVDMDAETWRTFFQKIKDMGEYTKNFFDIEVVYHPHIKTMVEYEEEIIRLMDFTGLRLCFDTGHHAYSNGTGMIGDRSAIDFMRRYSDRMAYLHFKQVDGTIYKKVMAEKLDSDTAFDMQVMCDIPDGIIDFEEVRRVMDEINYSGITVVESDMPCASNEQVFESAKRNLKYLQEIGIVK from the coding sequence ATGTATAATGTAAAAATAGCAACTGCCCCATGCTCATGGGGAGTCTGGTATGCAGACGGTACGCCATCCGGCACGCCATGGGAATTGTTTCTGGATCAGGCCGCTGAGGCAGGATATCAAGCACTGGAATTAGGTCCGGATGGTTATCTGCCGACAGATGACGGAAGACTGCGGGAAGAACTCGCAAAGCGCAGTCTGGAGGTGTGTGCAGGAACGGCATGTTACCAGTTTGACACAGGAAAAGACTTTGACGCATTTCGTCCAAGAGTTGAGGCTCTTTGCAGGCGCCTGTCTGCATTGGATGTACATCATCTCGTAACGATGGATGAATCGGACGTAGGTAAATACAGTGAAAAAAAGGTAGATATGGATGCGGAAACGTGGCGTACATTTTTTCAAAAAATAAAGGATATGGGTGAATATACAAAAAACTTCTTTGATATTGAAGTGGTTTATCATCCACATATTAAGACCATGGTAGAGTATGAAGAAGAAATCATTCGTCTTATGGATTTTACCGGACTGCGTCTGTGCTTTGATACCGGACACCATGCGTACTCAAACGGCACGGGAATGATCGGAGATCGATCTGCGATTGATTTTATGCGCCGCTATTCTGACAGAATGGCCTACCTTCATTTTAAGCAGGTGGATGGGACTATATACAAAAAAGTGATGGCCGAAAAACTGGACTCTGACACCGCATTTGACATGCAGGTAATGTGTGATATTCCGGACGGAATCATAGATTTCGAAGAAGTGCGCCGTGTTATGGATGAGATTAACTATTCAGGAATCACTGTTGTTGAATCTGATATGCCATGTGCTTCTAATGAACAGGTGTTTGAGTCAGCAAAAAGGAATCTTAAATATTTGCAGGAAATTGGGATTGTAAAATAG
- a CDS encoding Gfo/Idh/MocA family oxidoreductase produces the protein MIKLGIIGLGEVSQCMHLPILQDMCETYQITAVSDVAPSLVNFICKKYHIAQGYLSAEELIDKADIDAVLILSPDQYHGEYAARALRMGRHIFVEKPVTLCVDELKELIELYKQYPSQIVMVGYMRRYAGPFLKAREILEEQPLKTEYLRFRDIILEAPFFIGQTRPIFYPNDVPEDVIREGGIRRREHLDRAIGADATDEMRTTYQMMTGLGCHSFAAVRELFGVPKKIHSVTTAAGGQHVVIVMEFEDGFLGTYELVNNQNIVQFDAAIEVFQKTRKLLIKYETPYLRYQPASVEVIESDDSDTKTTTYGPDFHDAFHTELKTFASCIENGIQAKTNLEDAVADLELFQEIMHVMAQN, from the coding sequence ATGATTAAATTAGGTATTATTGGATTAGGAGAAGTTTCACAGTGCATGCATTTGCCTATTTTGCAGGATATGTGTGAAACCTATCAAATAACAGCTGTTTCAGATGTGGCCCCTTCACTGGTTAACTTTATCTGCAAAAAATATCATATTGCTCAAGGCTATTTATCAGCAGAAGAATTGATTGACAAGGCAGATATAGATGCGGTACTGATCCTTTCACCTGATCAGTACCATGGAGAATATGCAGCCCGTGCATTACGCATGGGAAGACATATATTTGTTGAAAAGCCGGTAACACTGTGTGTTGATGAACTGAAAGAACTCATTGAGCTTTATAAGCAGTATCCGTCTCAGATCGTAATGGTCGGTTATATGAGGCGTTATGCGGGACCATTCCTTAAAGCCCGCGAAATACTTGAGGAGCAGCCGCTTAAGACAGAATATTTGCGTTTCCGTGATATTATTCTGGAAGCTCCGTTCTTTATCGGACAGACACGCCCGATTTTTTATCCAAATGATGTACCTGAAGATGTAATACGTGAGGGAGGCATACGCCGCCGGGAACACCTTGACCGGGCCATCGGTGCGGATGCAACAGATGAGATGCGTACGACATATCAAATGATGACCGGACTGGGATGTCATTCGTTTGCGGCGGTGCGTGAGTTGTTTGGGGTGCCGAAGAAAATACATTCAGTCACTACGGCTGCAGGCGGTCAGCATGTTGTCATAGTGATGGAATTTGAAGACGGTTTTCTGGGCACGTATGAACTTGTCAACAATCAGAATATTGTTCAGTTTGATGCGGCGATCGAAGTGTTTCAGAAAACACGCAAGCTGCTCATCAAATATGAAACTCCATATCTGCGGTATCAGCCGGCATCTGTCGAGGTCATTGAGTCAGATGACAGTGATACAAAAACAACGACATACGGACCTGATTTTCATGATGCTTTTCACACGGAGCTTAAAACCTTTGCATCATGTATTGAAAATGGAATACAGGCAAAGACAAACCTGGAGGATGCTGTGGCAGATCTCGAGCTGTTCCAGGAAATCATGCATGTAATGGCACAAAACTAA
- a CDS encoding carbohydrate ABC transporter permease: MSKWKAQTASERVMSVIKSVFVLSCVLVALFPIVWVIMSSFKTNAEILSNGISLPKSVSFQGYKDAFEISPILKYFGNSVIVASVATAANLLFVSMASYVFARFRFRFKNTLYSILSISLVVPTTALLNSVYLVISGMGLDDTKTGLILVYTALNLPMTMMIMRSTFSSIPKSMEEAAYVDGAGFCQTFFQIMVPCAKGGMVSAGVISFLNNWNEFTFALVLTSSQSARTLPLSLSYFTAQFSFNYTAMFAAITIAVIPSILVFAVFQEQVVSSMTAGAVKE; the protein is encoded by the coding sequence ATGAGCAAGTGGAAAGCCCAGACCGCATCAGAACGAGTGATGAGCGTAATCAAAAGCGTATTTGTACTCTCCTGTGTACTGGTTGCACTGTTTCCGATTGTTTGGGTGATTATGTCATCCTTTAAAACCAACGCGGAAATATTGTCGAACGGCATATCTCTGCCGAAAAGTGTTAGCTTCCAGGGATATAAAGATGCTTTTGAGATATCCCCGATTCTCAAATATTTTGGGAACAGTGTGATCGTGGCAAGTGTCGCCACAGCGGCAAATCTTTTGTTCGTCTCAATGGCATCTTATGTGTTTGCAAGATTTCGTTTCCGTTTTAAAAATACGCTGTATTCAATTTTATCGATTTCTCTTGTTGTGCCGACGACCGCACTGCTGAACTCGGTATACCTTGTGATCTCGGGCATGGGACTTGATGATACAAAGACGGGATTGATTCTCGTATATACGGCACTCAATCTTCCAATGACGATGATGATCATGCGTTCGACTTTTTCTTCGATACCAAAGAGCATGGAAGAGGCTGCGTATGTAGACGGAGCAGGTTTTTGCCAGACATTTTTTCAAATTATGGTGCCATGTGCCAAAGGAGGAATGGTGAGTGCGGGAGTCATTTCATTTTTAAATAACTGGAATGAATTTACCTTTGCATTGGTGCTCACAAGCAGTCAAAGTGCCAGGACACTGCCCCTGTCACTTAGCTATTTTACAGCTCAGTTCTCCTTTAATTATACTGCGATGTTTGCGGCAATCACGATTGCAGTGATCCCATCCATACTGGTATTTGCAGTTTTTCAGGAGCAGGTGGTGTCCAGTATGACAGCTGGCGCAGTTAAAGAGTGA
- a CDS encoding DUF624 domain-containing protein, giving the protein MSLFRPDYTRNGPGIDKNAPKKTGIALFFEIIAREFWQICKLNVLFLVSALPLVTFGAARAALSRCTINMVRDVPNNVWTDFGQEFKNNFIRSTMCGLAELFVIGVLLILIRSTAVNENSLLQGVILSAIFAVRLFWGYFWPMLVTIDVPFAAAVKNSAALPVLCLKHSVPAVLCGTILHMISLWFFPLSLPFIVFFTFGFSSFIISFAAWSDMQRLVLRRNENKGELE; this is encoded by the coding sequence ATGTCACTGTTTAGACCGGATTACACACGCAATGGACCGGGTATCGACAAAAACGCGCCCAAAAAGACCGGCATTGCGTTGTTCTTTGAAATCATAGCGCGTGAGTTTTGGCAGATATGCAAGCTGAATGTGTTATTTTTGGTAAGCGCTCTGCCGCTGGTTACGTTTGGTGCAGCAAGGGCGGCACTGAGCCGGTGTACAATCAATATGGTGAGGGATGTACCGAATAATGTTTGGACAGATTTCGGACAGGAATTCAAAAACAACTTTATTCGCAGTACCATGTGCGGACTGGCAGAGCTCTTTGTGATTGGTGTGCTTTTGATTCTGATCCGGAGTACAGCGGTAAATGAAAATTCACTGCTGCAAGGGGTAATCTTGTCTGCGATATTTGCGGTCAGGCTGTTTTGGGGATATTTTTGGCCGATGCTTGTGACGATTGATGTTCCCTTTGCCGCAGCTGTGAAAAATTCCGCAGCATTGCCTGTACTATGCTTAAAGCACAGCGTGCCGGCAGTGCTTTGCGGAACGATTCTGCATATGATCAGTCTATGGTTTTTTCCCTTATCACTGCCATTCATTGTATTTTTTACGTTCGGTTTCAGCAGTTTCATAATAAGTTTTGCGGCATGGTCTGATATGCAGAGACTGGTGTTGCGCCGCAATGAAAATAAAGGAGAATTAGAATGA
- a CDS encoding uroporphyrinogen decarboxylase family protein — MTSRERIIKALNHEEPDRVPIDFGATYQTGINASALYRLRAHYGLEQKTIELFELMQMIGCVDEDLRYIVGADAIGLNEPADSLGNECFPGYEKKLFKMFDETPTYINAQNVVEYDEKGGIYMYPQGDRTVAPSAYMPAGGYFFDTIDRGQLIEELDEDHLTPREDFKDYFGIMDEKTARYYETESKRLFTETEYAVVGNLGCAGFGDAGSIPAAFEKNPRGIRAFDQWCIAQLLYPDYVQEVFEMQTEFALRNLEIYKQAVNDHIQVITMSGTDFGTQNSELMSKETFRTLYKPYYKRVCDWVHENTNWKTFFHSCGSIVGFLDDFVEMGVDILNPVQLSAKGMDAKMLKDKYGDKLVFWGGGVDTQRTLALGTPEEVFSEATRNLEILSKGGGYVYNTIHNIMGNASVDNIAAFFEAVKQFNAR; from the coding sequence ATGACTTCAAGAGAGAGAATTATTAAGGCACTGAATCATGAAGAACCTGATCGCGTGCCGATAGATTTTGGTGCAACCTATCAAACCGGAATTAATGCAAGTGCGTTGTATCGTCTGCGTGCACATTATGGACTTGAACAGAAAACAATAGAGCTTTTTGAATTAATGCAGATGATCGGCTGTGTGGATGAGGACCTGCGCTATATTGTCGGCGCGGATGCTATCGGACTGAATGAACCGGCAGATTCACTTGGCAATGAATGTTTTCCGGGTTATGAAAAGAAACTGTTTAAAATGTTTGACGAGACACCTACATACATCAATGCACAGAATGTTGTTGAATATGATGAAAAAGGTGGAATTTATATGTATCCGCAGGGGGATAGAACCGTTGCTCCCAGCGCATATATGCCGGCAGGCGGATACTTCTTTGATACAATCGACCGCGGTCAGCTTATAGAAGAACTGGACGAGGATCATCTTACGCCAAGGGAGGATTTTAAAGATTATTTTGGCATCATGGATGAAAAGACTGCCAGGTATTATGAAACAGAATCCAAACGTCTGTTTACAGAAACGGAATATGCCGTGGTAGGAAATCTCGGGTGTGCAGGCTTTGGAGATGCCGGCTCCATTCCGGCGGCATTTGAAAAAAATCCTCGAGGTATCCGTGCGTTTGACCAATGGTGTATTGCACAGCTGCTGTACCCGGATTATGTACAGGAAGTTTTCGAGATGCAGACTGAGTTTGCGCTGCGAAATCTTGAGATTTATAAGCAGGCAGTAAACGATCATATTCAGGTCATCACCATGAGCGGTACTGATTTTGGAACACAGAATTCAGAGTTAATGTCCAAAGAGACGTTTAGGACGCTTTATAAACCATATTATAAACGTGTGTGTGACTGGGTACATGAAAATACGAATTGGAAAACATTTTTCCATTCCTGCGGTTCGATCGTTGGATTTTTAGATGATTTCGTCGAAATGGGTGTTGATATTTTAAATCCTGTACAGCTCTCAGCAAAAGGTATGGATGCAAAGATGCTTAAGGATAAATATGGTGATAAGCTTGTGTTTTGGGGCGGCGGCGTGGATACGCAGCGTACTTTGGCATTGGGTACTCCGGAGGAAGTTTTTTCTGAGGCAACACGCAACCTGGAAATTTTATCCAAAGGCGGAGGATATGTATACAATACCATTCATAATATTATGGGCAACGCAAGTGTAGATAATATTGCCGCATTTTTTGAAGCAGTTAAGCAGTTTAATGCGAGGTAG